The DNA segment GTGAACTCCTAGTTCATGTAACAATGATTGTAGCCAAGTGATTTCAGCAGTGACAGAGGCTACAGCTCgatattctgcttcagtggaaGAACGTGCCACAGTGCGTTGTTTCTTTGAGCTCCATGAAATAGCATTATGTCCGAGAAAAATGACATGTGCACTTGTCGAGGTGCGGTCGTCAGTGTTACCGGCCCAATCAGCATCCGAAAAACCATGGAGTAATAAGGGAGAATTCTTGCGAAGAAACAAACCATGATGTATAGTTCCTTGAAGATAACGGAGTAATCTTTTGACCGCTGTCCAATGTTCGGTAGTTGGGTGATGCATGAATTGTGATAATTTATTGACAGAAAACGCAATATCGGGGCGTGTAAGTGATAGGTACTGCAAGCCACCAACAATAGAACGATATTCTGTGGCATCAGTGAGTGAGGTGCCATCAAGTAAACTTGGCACATGATTAGGAGACATGGGTGTCTGAACATGTTTTGCATTGAGCATGTTGGCCTTTTGTAAGAGATCATGGATATACTTGTGCTGAGATAAGAAAATACCATGAGTGGATGGGATGACTTCGACACCGAGAAAGTAGGAGAGAGTGCCAAGATCTTTGATGGAGAATTTGTTGGCAAGTTGGGTGGTGAACCTGCCTAGAAGGCCATCATCATTACCTGTCAGGATTAAATCATCGACATACACTAAAAGGTACAAGGTGAGATGCATATGATTATAGATAAACAAAGAGGCATCTGTCTTGGAATTCACAAACCCAATTGATAGCAGAAATTGGCGAAGCTCATTGTACCAAGCTCTTGgggcttgttttaatccatagagagctttctTGAGTTGACAGACAAATGTTGGATTGTTCTTGTCAATGAAGCCTGGGGGTTGAATCATATAGACATCTTCAGTTAGGTGTCCATGAAGAAAAGCATTATTGACATCCATTTGCTTGAGAGGCCACCCTTTGGAGATAGCAAGACTGAGTACAAGACGCACTGTGGTAGGTTTGATGACAGGACTAAATGTCTCATGGTAATCGATGCCTGGTCGTTGGTGAAAGCCCTTGGCAACTAGCCTAGCCTTGAAGCGATCGATGGAACCATCAGGATGGTGTTTGATGCGAAACACCCATTTACATCCAATCAGATTCTGTGAACTGTTCGGAGGAACAAGCTGCCAAGTTCCATTACGTAAGAGAGCAGTAAACTCATCGGACATGGCTGCCCTCCATTGAGGATGTTTCATGGCCTGGGAGACAGATGTGGGTTCGATGTGGGCTGAGGAATGAGTGGTGGTCAAGCTAAGCTTGGTGAGAGGTTTGTGTATGTGATTTTTGGCTCGAGTGCGCATTTGATGAGTATTGTGGGGTGAGGAGGGCTTGGCTGGTTGGGATGAGGATGGTGATAAGGATGGTGCTTCCGACGACATGCTATGGAGATTGCGAGAGAAATATTGAGTAGGGGTGGCCACATGATCACCAGAGTCTACCTGTGGGGAAATAAGGCTGGGATCGGACGGGCTTTGAGAAGTAGTGGGAATGTGGGATATAACAGTAGCAGGTGGTGTAGTGTGTAAAAGAATAACCTCAGGTAACAAATTTTGATGATTGAATCTGAAATCAGAGGATGATGAATATTGAGGTGGGGATGGAGCATTATGTGAGGAGGAGTGGAAATTAGGAAGATTTGTCGGTATCCATTCTTGGAAAGTAGTACTAAGCGGACGAGGAAGTGAGAGAGATTGATGCGAGAAGGGAAAGATTGTTTCGACAAATGTGACATGGCGGGAGACAAAAATTTTCTTTGATATTGGTTCATAACATTGATATGCACTTTGTGTGGAGGagtaaccaagaagaacgcagGGTTTCGAGCGAGATTCAAGTTTGTGAGATCCATATGGCCGAAGCCACGGATAACAGAGACATCCGAACACCTTTAGCCTTGAATAGTTGGGTGTGGTGTTAAATAGTTTTTCAAAGGAACATTTCATATCGAGATTAACCTTTGGCATTCGATTAATGAGATAGACGGCGGTAGAAAAAGCATGTGGCCAGAAAGAGATTGGCATGTGCGCATGTTGAAGTAGTGTAAGACCAGTCTCGACGATGTGTCGGTGACGGCGTTCGGAAAAGCCGTTAAGCTCAGGTGTGTGTGGGGGGGTGGTGAGATGAGAGATACCATTGGTGGCCAGAAAAGATTTAAGAGATATATACTCGCCACCATTGTCTGTATAAAGAGTGATGATGgctttgttaaaatatttttccacAAGAGCTTTGAAGCGGATAAAAACGTCAAAAACATCAGATTTGCGCTTAAGATGATAAAGCCAAATATAGCGAGTGTAATGATCTACGAAAACGATATAGTATTTATAATCATCATACGAAACAACGGGGGAGGTCCACACATCAGAGTATATTAACTCAAGAGGACGAGAACTTGACAGTGAGGAAATTGAAAATGAcaatttatgtgttttattgcagTGACAAGAATTACAAGCGAAGCTTGACTCTGAAGGAGATGACACGGGCAAGCTTTTATTGGAAATTAAATGACGCAAAATACTTGAAGATGGATGACCAAGGCGATGATGCCATTGGTTGGCAGAAGCTTTTATTGACGAAAAGGCAATTACAGGTTTTGTTGATGGTGATACATGCGGCCACTCATAAACACCATCTCTAGTCGCTCCTTCCAATAGCGTTGCCCCCGTACGAAGATCCTTCACAAAAAATGAGGATGGTAAAAATTCAATTGATGCATGATTATTGGAGCAAAATTGAGAAACAGAAATGAGATTCTTTTTCATAGAGGGAACACATAAAACATTATCTAAAAGAAAGGGTTTAGAAGAAGAAGGCAGTGTTGTTGAACCGCTATGAGTGATAGGTAAGCCTGTGCCGTCTCCGATATGTATGTTTTCAGTCACAGGATATTCCGAGTGAAGGGACAGATTTCGTAGATCGGATGTGACATGGTGTGATGCACCGGAGTCGAGTAGCCATTCTGTTTCAGAAGGAGCAAGTGGAGAGGCTGGATAGGCTTGAGGGGTGGCAAAGTGTGCTTGGTATATGGGAGTGTTGTTTGGATTTTTACTAGGTTGAGGGTTGGGAGACCAAGGTATGCATTTAAACGTAGGGCAACGTTTGGCAGAGTGACCGTGTTCGCTACATAATTGACACTTGCCAAGGTATGGACGGGGATGTGTGGCAGAAGAGAGAGGTTGGGAAGGATATGTAGATGTATTTCCGGGAAATCGAGGACGATGGTTTTTGGTATTTTCCGGTGTGTAATATGTGCGGTTTGGTGGTGGCttttgtgattgaaaatgagatgATTTTTGTGTGGGGTTGGCTGAGGCAGGCATGTGAGGAATGCTAGCTTTCTTCTGTGCTTCATACTTGAGGTGTGCTTCAAAATTGATGAGTTTTTCATGCAGTTCTTCAAACGTAACAGAGCTTTCGCGAACATGCATAGCCGAACAAAGATCTTTGTATTCTTCATCAAGGCCACTTAAGATTTTCAACACGATATCATCATTATCAATAGGATGATTGAGCATGGAGAGTTCATCGGCAATGACTTTAACATGTTGCATGTAGTCGGTTATTGACTGTGTCCCTTTTGTGAGAATTCGAAGGTCTTCTTTTAATTGTGTAATTCGACCTCGAGAGGGTTTGGCATATGTGTTGGTAAGAATATTCCACGCTTCTCTTGATGTAAGAGAAGATGCAATAAAAGGAACAAGATTTGGAGAGATAGAATTGGCTATAGCACTGAGTATTAGTTGGTCTTGTCGTATCCAAAGAGTATAATCTGGGTTTGTAGTGACACCCTCTGCAGTTTTGATGTTTTGTGGAGGACAAGGTTTGGATCCATCAATGAATCCCATAAGGTCATAGCCTATGAGGATTGCTTGAAATTGGAATCGCCATGATGAATAATTAGTGGATGTAAGTTTGACAGAGATTTGTGTGTTGGCATTGATGGAGAAGATGGATGAAGGACTATTGTGAGAATTGATAATTGTGGATTGTGATTCGGCCATTTGGAGAGGATCGAGACTCGTTTGAGTAATTTtgatgctctgataccatgtaaGAGGTAAAGaagaatgaataataataagtTGTGAAAATAAAGTGTATATTATCTTTCCATTACCGAGGATATATATACAACAAGAAGAATAATTAATAAGAGAAAGTGAGTGATTCTCTACCACTAATCGAGCTTGTGATTCCTCTAATTATGTAGAATATTTACAGCTAACAGATTACATAATATACAATTTATCCTTAACTAATGCTTTCCTTAATAGGCTTGACAACCATGTAttcgattgaattattgtgaagTTTCGAACCAAGTGTAAGAATTACAATCTGGGAAAAAAAATATCGCTCGCGTGACTCGCGCTTGAGGAGCGGAAGTAAAGAAATCCTTGGTAGaacaaaaaaagaaaactaTTCCTTCAGCCACGGCTCTTGTACCGGTGTCCATTCGCATAGCTCTCCTTCTTTGAACCATAGAGCTGCAGAAGAGAAACCCCACATGAAAACAGTTTACAAAGGTGCTAGATGCAAAAGGGTTTTTGCGACACAAACGTTAGACGCAAAATTTCATGCCATAGGTATACCGGCCAGTTTGTCTGAGAACATCTCGAGGCTCGAGTGCAACCTAAAATTCAACCATTTAAATCACTACTTAAATCTACATATATTTGTTCTGCAATGCAGAATGGTTCCTTTCCACTTCATCCAGGAGTGATTGATTAATGTGGATAATCTAGCTCCTGTTGTCAAGACTCATTCATCAATATCAATAACAGCATATCATATGTCCAATAGTGCACATGGTTCCTTCCCACCACTTGGAACTCATTCAACTTCTCCTCTCACATTTAGTATATATCAGAATTCACATGAATAAATGAGTTCCTGATCTACACTTTTCACATGTGTATAGGTGGGTACAGAGTCTACAGACAAAGATGATATTCCAGTCACTAACTCTCTACTAAGAAATTTCAGCAAAAAGTTATATATATGATCATGTTTTCACATTCAAACATGCAACAAAGACTTTGAGATATTACACTGAGATAAAGCGAATGGAGTGGATAGATTTACCTATTTCACGTTTTCCGTTCTCGGGACTGTCACTTCCATGAACCACATTCCTGCCAATTCAATGACCAAAGTGAATCGCTAAAAGACAGAGAAGAACACTAGACTCGATTCCATTGCCAAAAAAATCGATTTCACAGAAGAGGTTTCTACCTTCCAGTTTGAACAGCAAGGTCCCCTCTAATTGTACCCGGTTCAGCATTAAGAGGATTTGTTGCACCGATTAACTTTCGGGCTGATGCAACAACACCAACGCCTTCCCATGCCTTGCCAAAATTGTTCAAGCCACAACAGTCAATACCTTCAAAGGAATATATTACCTCACAAAAGTAATGAGTTTAAAGATTATGAAAGAGATGAATCATACCATACAAACAACAGGACCAGAAGTAATATATTCAATAAGTTTTGGGAAAAACGGCTTTGATTGCAGATCCTTGTAATGTTCCTAGCCACCGATATTATTAATATACACAGAAACGGCACCAGTTAGTCACTTCTCAAAGACTATGAAGCCACCAACTCACATACAAAAATAAGTTTGGAACTGATATAATTACTTGTTACAAGTATGCATTAAGAAGCGTGGATTGCAGACCAGTTGGAAGTGGCACATTCAGAGAAAAACATTTCAATCATAATGCATAATTTACTGAAATATTGGTTCTCCAAAACATGACCATGTCCAACTTCAACTTAAGCCTGACTGTGAAACTAGCAGCATTGAACTAAAATGTAAATGTTTACATAACACAGACCTGTGCCAATTCTTTGGGGCATTGAAAGAGCTTCAATCCAGTTAACTGAAACCCCTTCCTCTCAAACCTGGAAATTATCTCTCCAACCTACAGAAGAAGTAGGAATGAAACCACACCTCACAAGAATCACTTGCAAATAAAtttcaaccaaaaaaaaaaaaaaaaaaaactttgtgaCTAATTCAATAACATCGATGCGCGTAAAGTTAAAAAGTTCAAATTAAAGGGAAAGAGAAAAAGAAATCTAAAAAGACCGACCAAAAACAAAGGCCGCCTCATACAGTTCACTTTtccgaacaaaaaaaaaaaaaaaaaccaaacccaaggaaaaatttcgaaaccGCAAATAAAGCTAACAAACATTTCAGACTTTTGCAAAAAGATAGAAATCTTACAAGCCCTCTTTGAACCCCATCCGGCTTAATCATTATATAAGTCTCCTCCACTTCCTGTGCAGCataaaaaaatgaagaaaaaaaaaaggtaaaaaCTCACAAGAAATTTAATAAGACAGATACAAGAACATTAATGCGTACACATACCAAGGAAGCAACCAAATGAGGAAGAAAGACGCGGGTTTTGTGGGATTTCTTGGATGCATAGTGAGAAGACAAGGAACAGGCGAAAAGATGGGATTGTGGCCGGAATACGGCGAGGCGGGCGGCTTGCAGGTGGGTGGGTGCGCAGGATAAGCGGACATCTCTTGCGGTTGGTGAGGTAAGCGAAGTTGAAGTATAGGGAGTCGCAGCTCCTCCGCAGGCCATGGCTACACAATCCATttcacttttacaaattaattttaatttttgcaaCACTTCTGTTTACAATTTCCCCCGGTCCACCAACTTCTAGTTTCACGCCTAGTTTGGTTTGAACAATAGGATAACTCatttatagataaataatataatataaattaaaaataaataagaaaaaatagttaatacattatttaatttgatgaataaattataatttatttgatttaattgatgtaaaattattgattaataaatagataaataatattggaataatttgttatttgttagtttttttaaaaaaaaatttaaaaattaagtgTTTTACGGAGAGGTGCATTTTGGgggaaaaatttaatttctcaaaTGTTAGTTATTATATAGATATCACAATTAAAcaaaaagtattaattttaattatataacaTTTAATGAAAGGTGAATTATTATTTACCATGGAAAAGCACGATtaggaaaaataaataaataaaaattgaacTGCGACAAGGCCATGATTGTATACAAGTTGGAAAGCTACAGACAAAGAATTAGGTCACAATGacaaaagaatgaaagaaataATGTCAAATTTTCTTGTGGTCCACCTAAAATTACCACATTTTCTATGCACACCAAATCAATCACaaattttttattcatttttcagGTCCTGAAGATGCCACTCAATTCAAACCGTGTCTTATTCTTTACGAATTTCTCAAACTAGCTTTTAGGCTACTAACACATCTTTAGTAGCATATctgttatttatattttaagattgttttattttatgcgAGATAATTCTGAACGAAATTCTATGCTGAATGGAGAGTGTGATATTCTTTGTCTGAATTAACTGTTATTGGATCATCAAATATACACCTTTGTGATTTGATGTTTGATGTATATTATATGATCCAATAAGAATTAATATACATGACAAGTATCTGCAGGTTTGAGCATAGAATGTGTCATGTGTGGAAACTGTTACTCAGCATTTCCAGCAAGAAGCAGCCACAATAGGCTTAGATTTCCAACCAAGAACAAGGCAACCCTTCTCCTCCACAATGGTGTAACCCTCACAAgtattgatgttgttgagccATTGCTTGGCTTGTGACAACATTTTCAGAGGGTATGGCTGGAATCCGGCACGGCTCATCCGCCGGCGCCACTGGTCGACCCTCTCGTGCCTCTCCACCCTGGCGAGCCCTTCGCAACTCACGATGTTCTTGATCTCGTCGGCGAAGTAAAACTGCTCCATTTTGGCTCGTTTGGTGTCGTATTTTGGTAGCATGGCATCGAGGGAGTCGAATATAGCTGAGTAATAGTGTAGTGCCTCCATAAACCGGCCCAAAAAGAACGGTCCGTTGTGGCTCGAGTCCTGCTCGACTAGGACTAGTACCTTGGGCGCCAGCACGTGGATGGTTTGTAGAACCGAGTTCAACGCGCCGCGGCTCTCTTTAACCACCGAATGCAGCTTGAAGACGCTGTTCACCACAAGAACCTCGCCCGGGTACACCACAATGTCTTTCGGATTCAGGTTCTCCAGGGTGCTCTCCACTATGGAGAAGTCCAAATTTAGGCCTAGTGTGTGTGCATATGTCTCGAGCTCGTCTCCGATGGCTCGAAACTTGTCAGCACATAGTCCGACTCCAGTTATCCGGAGCCGAGGCGCTGGGACGGAGCGGTTGGCAAGGCTATGAATCAAGCCATGCCATTGGTAACCATGTGGTAG comes from the Henckelia pumila isolate YLH828 chromosome 1, ASM3356847v2, whole genome shotgun sequence genome and includes:
- the LOC140894117 gene encoding nucleoside diphosphate kinase 2, chloroplastic — its product is MDCVAMACGGAATPYTSTSLTSPTARDVRLSCAPTHLQAARLAVFRPQSHLFACSLSSHYASKKSHKTRVFLPHLVASLEVEETYIMIKPDGVQRGLVGEIISRFERKGFQLTGLKLFQCPKELAQEHYKDLQSKPFFPKLIEYITSGPVVCMAWEGVGVVASARKLIGATNPLNAEPGTIRGDLAVQTGRNVVHGSDSPENGKREIALWFKEGELCEWTPVQEPWLKE